CCAGGGGGCTCACGTGGCTGTAGCTGGTATGTGTGCCCTTCATCTTGACAGCTAGTATTCCTGTATTGTGGTGTTCTTCTGACAAATGAGCTGCTGACAGTTTAGAAAACAGAGTTTCAAAACAGCTTCGTTGTTGTATTTCCACCGTGGGCTTAAAAGGGGCATGGGAAACAAGATGGAGTCTCTGCCCACAGGTTTCTCCATACTTGTTCATGCTTTCTGAGATGTGCCGGAAGTGGTTGCCTTTGAACTACGTTACACAGAGTTCTGTGGTGTGCCAATTCCAAAACAGCCGCGGATCTGTTTATCTCTGGGTCGTGCTTTGCACGATATTCTCTTTCTTGCTCCTCTGCTGGCCTGatttcccctcttttctctccctccctaaggtctaatatgtttttttattcttttttcaaAGTCATTCTGAGAATATTTTATCAGGTACTTAGAGGGACCAAGTATCTCATTGCTTTCCATCAGTCTGTACTGTAGCACACATGATTCATCTTAGATAACTCTAATGACCGTGATCAGCTACATCCGCTATGTTCAGCTGATTATAATTTACATCTGATTACCTGAATACATTATAGTTATCAGATGCTGTGTAACCCGTCTTGTTTGAAGCACAGTCCGACTCTGGACTTGTAGGCGGGCTTGCTGGCAAAATAGCCAAACCCTTGGGCTGATAGCGTCAGCGTCTTTTTgaaacattcaattcaattttatttatatagcgccataacaatacaattgtctctaggcgctttacacaAACATGTCTCTAAGGCATGAAGGAAGGTGGTTTACTCATTACACAGCTCTGTGGAAATGGGCCACCATCACATATACAGTAACTGAGCAGGGAGAGACCAGAAACATTCAAGAAGATGAAACAACTTTGGGACGGTTCTAAATACCTTCATACTCACTTTAGTTAATGATTACTGTCAGCTAATGGTTTTATATTTTCAAAACAGTGGTCATGGACCATTATGCCccacttctctgtgtgtgttaccttggtgttggtgttgttgtgttgCATAACAGGTGATATCCTGGGTCCATCCATCGCTGGGCTGGCCTCACTCATCCAGATGCCTGATGGCTGCGGGGAGCAGAACATGATTCACTTTGCTCCCAGTGTTTACGTGTTGCAGTACTTGTCTGGAGCCTCTCGCACCAATGAAGACATAGCTCAGAAAGCTTTGGCATATATGAAAGAAGGTTTGTTTGGCCTGCTCCTATACCCGTTCATGTGTTATTCCATCAATCATCAGTCATTCAAGGAATCATGAGGTCTCTTTCTGACCAGGTTACAATCGAGAGCTGTCCTACCTACGGGATGATGGGTCATTCAGTGGATTTGGACGGAGTGATCCCTCTGGCAGCACATGGTACTTTGTCCTTCAGTGAAATGTTCTAGTTGAGGACGTTACTTTCTGTCCCCAAAGTGAGCTGTTCTAATCTGAATTCTGAattgaatcttttttttctctttctgattGAAGGCTGACTGCCTTTGTGCTAAGATGTTTCTTGCAGGCTCAAGCTTTCATGCAGATTGACCAGAGCATGCTCTCCAAAGCCTTTACTTGGCTAGCAGACCAGCAGACTCCTGAGGGCAGCTTCTTGGAGCCCGGGAGAGTCCTTCACACTCAGCTGCAAGGGGGTCTGGATGGCCCTGTGTCCCTCACTGCTTACGTGCTCATGACGCTCTCAGAGGACAAGGCCCACATGGTAGGTTCCCATGTGATGTAATAAACCTGCGTGAAGGTGAAGACCTGTGATGCCTTGGCCAGGAAGTGGTGGATCATTGGTGACTAAGAGGTCTGTTTGCAGGGGTTGTTCCCAGGAAATGTGTCAAAAGCCAAGGAGTTCCTGGAGATGCGGCTTGCCAGTGGAATCACCAGTAACTACAGCCTTTCCCTGGTGGCGTATGCTCTGTCACTGGCTAACAGTCCCAGTGCACAACACGCCATCAATGAACTGATGAGCAGAGCAGACATGAAAGGTAAAAGCGCTCATCAGTCCAataaccccccctcccttctctctctctctctctatctctatctctttaccCGCCTTCATATCTCCATGTCAGTCTATCTGACAGAATGTGAAATTATACAATCTGATACGTCTGCCGTGTCTAGATGGAGTTGCTTTCTGGAGTTCCGGGGATGCTGACCTCTCAGAGTCGTGGCAGCCCCCGACAGCAGGCATAGAGATGGCCGCCTATGCGCTGCTCAGCCTCTTCAGGCAGGGCAGTATTGTGGAGAGCATAGAGCTCATGAAGTGGCTGAGCACACAGAGAGGGCCTTCAGGAGGGTTTGGCTCCACACAGGTAAAACACACTGTCAGGCTGCTCTGGCCAATATCGAAGGCATGTTTCACTTGTTTATTGATGTACTTTTGGTGAACAATATGTGATTATTCAACAGATGAGTCCTTTACCAATAGTAGAGTGTTCTAAATATTCAAGGCTGTTGATTTGGTTGTCTGCCTTTCAGTGTATACGAACTGCTCTCAGCCGCTTTTTCTTCCCCAATCTAGGACACTGTCATCGCTCTCCAAGCTCTGTCTTACTACGCAGCCTTCAGTGGCTCAGAGGCAATTGATCTGAAGTTTAAACTCACATCCAGGACCTCTCCGATGGTAACAAGTTTTACAATCAATTCCACAAACTATTTAACACCACATCAACAACAGGTAAGGACCCATTAAAACTGTGTCCCACAAATGTAATGCTTGATATCAGTGGAGATTATAAAGTTATACACTTTTTCATATTTAACACtaaaaagctttttttgttCAGATTGACTTTGACACATCGGTTCACATAGATATCTTCCTGGAGGGAAGAGGATTTGCCTTATTTCAGGTAACTggattgtgtttatgtattcattACGTCTGACTGATTGAATGTAAACATGCGTTTGCTGACAGCCACCCCTGTTTGAAGACTGAGTGCCCTGACCCAATCCATGATCCCTAATCTGGGCGGTGTCTGGAGCTGCATGCTCCCTCAAACTCTAACGCTCCGCTCACCTCTTCACCGAGCCCAGTGAACACGCAGAGCATTCCATGTGAGCCATAAGGTTAGCAGCTGCGTGCATTGGCCTGGTCTCCCACGGTGTACAATGCCTCCACTGTGATGGGTCAAAAACAAAAGGACAGAAAATTAGCGTGTTCAGCCATTACCATCTGGAAGCAATAGATTCTCCTGATCATATCTCGGTGGAACATGATGGAGAGACATGCCTGCAACTGCATTCAATTTATTCAGCGATATCAGCGCCTTCTGTAAAGGGCCATGTCTAAACAGCTTGCCCTGGCTTTTCAAGTTCATGGGGACCAAGCTCATCTGGAGTGCATTGTTAAATGATTGGAATAAACTCAAGTGGAATGTGCCTGTTTTGCAATCGcactggctcctcttcctctgtaccACTGTCTTCGAACAATGCCGTTTTCATGTGGCACCACCGCCCCAGGAGGCTCTCAGCTGCTCTCAATAACTCTGATTGACCATATAGAACACATTCAATCTATTACTAAAGCCCTGGCTGCACGTCGTTTCAATTTCGTTTCTATTCTGAACTTTCCAGTCGCTATTTCGCAATCTGTTTTTCATGTGATTGTCTTCTCTAATTACACTCCCTCTTCACAGATGAACATATTTTACAATTTGGAAAGCCTTGCCTTGTCACAGACACAAAGGCATTCCTTAAGCCATGAAGCCTTTGGGCTGAGTGTTGAGGTGTCAGATGATGAGACTGACATGGACCATATCCTTTTATCTATATGCACCAAGTAAGCTTTATTCAGAACTGTGAAGCCTTTGTTGGGTAGATGTGTCCAATGTCTGTGTACTGTAAGACATATGCGAATAAAACCATGTTTAATGATTCCACTGAGTGTcattgttataataataataatagtgtaTTCCTTTTGATTCTTGTATCCTACTTCAGACTGTCAGACAGCCAGAGTGTTGAGCGGACAGGAATGGCCATGTTGGATGTGCAGATCCTCAGTGGATTTATGCTCCGTCAGAGTGGCGTAGAGACCGATGATCTGGTGAAGAGAGTGGAGCTTCTCCCTGGGAGAGCTGTTCTGTATCTGGATTCAGTAAGCGGACACAGAAAATCACTGAGATCAAAATATCTTTGAGAACTGAAGCATTTTGGTATGGAATGTAACCATGCATCTAGTTTCAGCCTGTGAACATTTGCCTACTTTGCAGCTGGGAGAAGCAGAGAAGTGTGTGGAGATCCCACTAGTGAGAGCGTTCAAAGTGGCTCATGTGCAACCAGCTCTGATCCAAGTGTTTGATTACTATGAGCCTCGTAAGCATTCACACTTTCAACCCGAATATTGACTGGCTTGTTGTCGCTGTGGTAATTGTACCTTTTTAGTCAACTGCAACTGTGTCTTAACCTTTCTCCAAACAGGACGGAGGGCTGTGAGATTGTACCATTCCAAGCTGATGCGTGACTTCACAGTGTGTGGCTTCTGTGGAGACAGCTGCAGTCAGTGTTGGGATAAAACAACCACCAGTGACACCACAACTATTCACCCCAGAAACAGCGCCATCTACAGTCTGGGGTGTTTACTTCTATTTGTTCTGAGAATATGGCTATGAAGTAGAATACATTTTTCCCccttaaaaacatttaaaagggTAATATTTCTATACACTactaaatgtatatatgtagcTGCTGACTAATAAGATCATACCTATAATTGAGGTGCCTTGGCCTTATGTACAGTGTGCTTCCATCATTTATCAAAGgttttaataaaatattgtaCTTTCTCCAACCCTAACCTAATCCCATCCACCATTCTAACCAAAAAAGTATTTGCAACTTTTGTGGCCCAACACACCATGTGCCTCTTTGTCATGAACCTAAATGAAGTATTAGGTGTCAAGTGGGGCCTGATCATCTTGACTGATTTGTGTATGACATGGGACATGTTGGATGGCACAGTGGCCAGAGATTTCACTAGTCAAACTCTCAGTAAGCCTCCTAAGTCTCCACAGTCATCAATCTGTTTGGCGAGAAGAAAGACAATAGTGCAGTTGGTCACATGGGAAAGGAAATCTTTGACACATGGTGTGATGATTTACATATCAATAATCCCTGTGAATATTTAAACATGCACACCCAGATCCCGAAAGAAAACAACTCCATATGTAGGGTGACTTTCACCACTGAACAATGACAATGAGATGAATATCTCTTTGGACTTCCAATGAGACTGATTTGGCACACGATGGAAACAGCAGTTTAATAACTTGGGTAAACGTATGGTTAATGAACTAATAAAACCCACAGGAAGTATGTCTGTAAAATGTCTGTTTAAATCTTTCTTTATAAAAAAGTAATTTGATTTGAGAGCATACATGTATGCTGGACATGAAATATACTGAATTTTGTTTTCAACAGATGTTTTATTAACTTAACTTGTCTATTGCATCAGCAGGTGTTTAGAAAGCGATAACACTGTAACGATGTATTTATTATGACCTTATGATGGAATTTATGTTTCATATAATAGGAATGAACATTTTAAGTCTCACCACAAATactgccctgacacacactgatagtTTCAACAGATGATTTGGGATGAACATTATTATGATGGGCAAACCAGTGGTGAAGCATCAGACTGGATAAAGCAGCAGACTAAAGAGAAAGGAAGCTGTGCGTCCAATAAAGTGGTGGGAAGTAAACTGGATAGAGGAACCACATATGGGACACCAGGTTGAGCTGCTCACAGTTGGAATACTTTACCAGGAACTGAGGAAGACTGGAGAACACAACTGTGCATAAGTTCAGAGATGCGATGTGGACGGGGGATTGAGCATGTAACAGAGACTGACTGGCTGGGCAGTGAGGCCAACTGTAACAGGTCTATATTTTATGTTGGCTCTCCGCTCACATCCTAGACCATCAAACTGCATGCTCTTTGTTCAGAGGAGATCTTTGATAAGAAATGGCTCCAAAGTAGTGAATTTATGATACTAAATAGACAGACACCATAAGAACAGAGCCAAATGGCTGCATCTCCTCGACTGTGTCCAAGTCTTCTCAGCGGTGAGTGCAGGCTAAGAGACAGGCTAAAGCCTAGCTATAAAAGCAGATTTACTCAGCTAGCGCTCCACTCGACTTTGTAAAATAATCACAGCCCTGGCCTGACTCAAAGTATTTGACTCCCTTGGTTATACCATCCTGTCTGTGCCCATATGGATGTTGTTGTAAGCTCCAGACAGTGAACGTCTGCATGTATATAGACGTACATAAATCTAGTCACGCAACGTAGTCCCTCATGAGCCTGGATCACCTGGCCTTCCTGTGGAAGCCCACGCCTTCCTGCATGCCTCTCTTAAACCAACATCACCTGTTTGCTGTGTGCCAGCGTTGGGTAACTCTCCACACATGCCTCTCTCAAACCAACATCACCTGTTTGCTGTGTGCCAGCGTTGGGTaactctccacacacatgtcttgtcaggtatgtgcacgCAGTTAGTGGATCTGTAGACACTCTTCTCTGTGTAGTTATCCTTTCTCTGCGTAGTTATCTTTTTTGGATGTGCCACACATTGTTAGACTTATGAGCTGCTTGGCACTATCTGGGCTGATACAAATACAAACTGCTCTCTTATCTAGGGAAGCGTTCCCTTTGGCATTTCTTTTAACTGTGCTCCAAATTGCTGCCTGTTAATCTGGGCCATAAACCTTTAGCGTCCGTGTCATGGATG
Above is a window of Clupea harengus chromosome 14, Ch_v2.0.2, whole genome shotgun sequence DNA encoding:
- the LOC116223614 gene encoding CD109 antigen-like — translated: MDHILLSICTKLSDSQSVERTGMAMLDVQILSGFMLRQSGVETDDLVKRVELLPGRAVLYLDSLGEAEKCVEIPLVRAFKVAHVQPALIQVFDYYEPRKHSHFQPEY